One Pseudomonas sp. HOU2 genomic window carries:
- a CDS encoding SDR family oxidoreductase, whose product MPVALITGCSSGIGRALADAFKAAGYEVWASARKPDDVATLAAAGFTAIALDVNDSVALEQLAERINQQHGGLDVLINNAGYGAMGPLLDGGVPAMQRQFETNVFSIVGVTRALFPVLRRAKGLVVNIGSVSGVLVTPFAGAYCASKAAVHALSDALRMELAPFGIRVMEVQPGAIQSSFAKNAGHEAEQLINEQSPWFPLREGIRARAKASQDKPTPATEFAAQLLKAVQQGTPPRLIRIGNGSRALPLLATLLPKGLLESTLMKRFGLRGQL is encoded by the coding sequence ATGCCCGTTGCGTTGATTACCGGTTGCTCCAGCGGCATTGGCCGCGCCCTCGCCGATGCGTTCAAAGCCGCCGGTTACGAAGTCTGGGCCAGTGCGCGCAAGCCTGATGATGTTGCGACCCTCGCCGCTGCCGGGTTCACCGCCATCGCGCTGGATGTCAATGACAGCGTGGCGCTGGAACAACTCGCCGAGCGCATCAACCAGCAACACGGCGGCCTCGACGTGCTGATCAATAATGCCGGTTATGGCGCGATGGGGCCGCTGCTCGATGGCGGCGTGCCGGCCATGCAGCGTCAGTTCGAAACCAATGTGTTCTCGATTGTCGGCGTGACTCGTGCACTGTTCCCGGTGCTGCGCCGGGCCAAGGGGCTGGTGGTGAATATCGGCAGTGTGTCGGGGGTTCTGGTGACGCCGTTCGCCGGCGCCTACTGCGCTTCGAAAGCGGCGGTGCATGCCTTGAGCGATGCGTTGCGCATGGAGCTGGCGCCGTTCGGCATTCGCGTGATGGAGGTACAGCCGGGGGCGATCCAGTCGAGCTTCGCCAAGAATGCCGGGCATGAGGCCGAGCAACTGATCAACGAACAGTCGCCGTGGTTTCCATTGCGTGAGGGGATTCGCGCGCGGGCCAAGGCCTCGCAGGACAAACCGACGCCGGCCACTGAGTTTGCGGCGCAATTACTCAAGGCTGTGCAGCAGGGCACGCCGCCAAGATTGATCCGCATTGGCAATGGCAGCCGCGCGTTGCCGTTGCTGGCGACGTTGTTGCCCAAGGGGTTGCTGGAGTCGACGTTGATGAAACGGTTCGGGTTGCGCGGCCAGCTCTGA
- a CDS encoding DUF1656 domain-containing protein — translation MPREIAFHGVYMPTMTLMFFVAAALAWALDRFLSGFDLYRFFWHPALLRLSLFTCLFGAMALTVYR, via the coding sequence ATGCCTCGTGAAATCGCCTTCCACGGCGTGTACATGCCGACCATGACCCTGATGTTTTTTGTCGCTGCGGCGCTGGCCTGGGCGCTGGACCGGTTCCTGTCGGGGTTTGATCTGTACCGTTTTTTCTGGCACCCGGCGTTGCTGCGCCTGAGTCTGTTTACCTGTCTGTTCGGCGCCATGGCGCTGACTGTCTACCGTTGA
- a CDS encoding LysR family transcriptional regulator, protein MVSLDRFDTFKAVVEAGSLTAAADTLGQTRAVVSFNLKRLEEELGVTLLTRNTRQLALTDAGERFYRRCLRTLDEARLAIEEARSEHSQLKGTLRITTTVEFALAQVVPALEVFRQQQPQLNIHLSTSSTHADLISERFDMAIRLGRMHDSNLRAVQLSTFEVFAVAAPQLVERFAPVATLATLESMPTLGHGRVPEMTVTDPTGSEHVYQPKPGTTAIVADNSATLRAFALTGQGVAILPQWLIQEDLQAGRLVRLLADYRFAQQGVYALYPDTRHLPLKVRAFIDFMKGWG, encoded by the coding sequence ATGGTCAGCCTGGACCGTTTTGACACTTTCAAAGCCGTGGTCGAGGCCGGGTCGTTGACGGCTGCCGCCGATACTCTGGGCCAGACCCGGGCGGTGGTGAGCTTCAATCTCAAGCGCCTGGAAGAAGAACTGGGCGTCACCTTGCTCACGCGCAACACCCGGCAACTGGCCCTGACCGATGCCGGCGAGCGCTTCTATCGGCGCTGCCTGCGCACCCTCGACGAAGCGCGACTGGCGATCGAGGAGGCGCGCTCGGAGCACTCGCAACTCAAGGGTACGCTGCGCATCACCACCACCGTGGAATTTGCCCTGGCCCAGGTGGTGCCGGCGCTGGAAGTGTTTCGCCAGCAACAGCCGCAATTGAACATTCACCTGTCGACGTCCTCGACCCACGCCGATCTGATCTCCGAACGCTTCGACATGGCGATCCGTCTGGGGCGCATGCACGATTCCAACCTGCGCGCGGTGCAGTTGTCGACGTTCGAAGTGTTTGCGGTGGCCGCGCCGCAGCTGGTCGAGCGCTTTGCGCCGGTTGCCACGCTGGCGACGCTGGAGTCGATGCCGACGCTGGGCCATGGCCGCGTCCCGGAAATGACCGTTACCGACCCGACCGGCAGCGAGCATGTCTACCAGCCAAAACCGGGAACCACCGCCATCGTCGCCGACAACTCGGCGACGCTCAGAGCGTTTGCGCTGACCGGGCAAGGCGTGGCGATTTTGCCGCAGTGGTTGATTCAGGAGGATCTGCAGGCGGGGCGATTGGTGCGATTGCTCGCCGATTACCGCTTTGCCCAACAGGGTGTTTACGCGTTGTACCCGGATACCCGGCATTTGCCGCTGAAGGTGCGGGCGTTTATTGATTTCATGAAGGGTTGGGGCTGA
- a CDS encoding DUF4440 domain-containing protein: protein MTDYNEYFDEVIQAHLVIERWFAVEQDPAELARLLSRFSADFSMVTPLGRVLDIEALRGLFQAAGGNKPGFRIELSELRGIALHAHGATLSYREQQSDASGLHTDRRSTVVFEKSQDGRVLWRHLQETFCQG from the coding sequence ATGACTGACTACAACGAATATTTTGATGAAGTGATCCAGGCCCACCTGGTCATCGAACGATGGTTTGCCGTGGAACAGGATCCGGCGGAACTTGCGCGCTTGCTGAGTCGGTTCTCGGCGGATTTTTCCATGGTCACGCCGCTGGGCCGGGTGCTGGATATCGAAGCCTTGCGCGGGCTGTTTCAGGCGGCGGGCGGGAACAAGCCCGGGTTCAGGATCGAGCTCAGTGAGCTGCGCGGGATTGCCCTGCATGCGCATGGCGCGACGCTGAGTTATCGCGAGCAGCAGAGCGATGCGAGCGGGTTGCACACCGATCGCCGGTCGACGGTGGTGTTTGAAAAGAGCCAGGACGGGCGGGTGCTGTGGCGGCATTTGCAGGAGACGTTTTGCCAAGGTTGA
- a CDS encoding RHS repeat-associated core domain-containing protein, with product MNKHGKTPTLSVSDPRGLQIRTVGYWRAEDLCPAQARINRTMRDAAGRVVEQWDPRLWALQTTEPLTPANLRTLYSLIGQTLRSDSVDAGTQLALYGPGAETLYDWDSRETWREVQHDPLLRPIAVFEEGASEPRRCVERLTYGQPGAGDTSRNQLGQLIRHDDPAGSVCSQSFAISGQCIESTRHFTLDHSVADWPQNVDDRQRLLEPGDGAKTRWRFGPLGQVLEQVDARDNHHGRELTLDGQLRACHLQLRHQTKALTLVSDIRYNADGQVTQELAGNGVLTTLTYQPEDGLLLTRHARKAGAEILQHLIYDYDPMGNLLSIEDKALPIRYFANQRIDPVSRFDYDSFYQLYVATGWKAGAATQGPASIGRDDPAAVSNYRQTFNYDESGNLLLLTHVGARNGRELKAARSSNRCLPYRNGVPPTEEEIAAAFDPRGNLRALYAGSSLTWNLRNQLQSVTPVERASGPNDREHYYYDGAGQRVRKIRSLQTNARGVTAQVRYLPGLELRTDTATGEQLQVICVEGHISRVHVLHWESAPPTGSNDHYRYTLTDHLGSTCLELGEDARLISQETFFPFGETAWSKDTEASYKTLRYSGKERDATGLYYYGYRYYMPWLQRWLNPDPKGFIDGPNLYQMVGNSPMGHVDTDGGGKTATSELADSVQKQQALMSTMTSAAADVRNSLLNHTQARHRFQALVRRVGTQLASSMFSAGAQAAGGTIGTAMGNVFGPVAGSLGGKIGTKVGDKLAGAAIDKLVDTYQLNRPIHFKGSELNPKALVESVEPKKKLSLATVKLELAAHDPRTADGRSRLTKMARAKVEDKVIEAVSEKLGAQTRGLFQTGREFIDAAQGMNAEALSNTYEHLSADIDMVEFRTQAILTELATTGSSDPELFEAVSDLSMQTSSTVQGLQRTQDFIGLLAPAPYAGRQQSLGGHSRPRLTRQHSLS from the coding sequence ATGAACAAGCATGGCAAAACACCGACGCTTTCGGTAAGCGACCCGCGCGGATTGCAGATTCGGACGGTTGGTTATTGGCGTGCCGAAGACCTTTGCCCTGCTCAAGCCCGCATCAATCGCACGATGCGTGACGCTGCCGGAAGGGTTGTTGAACAGTGGGATCCGCGCCTGTGGGCACTGCAAACGACCGAGCCGCTGACGCCTGCGAATCTGCGCACCCTTTATTCGTTGATCGGGCAAACGCTGCGCTCCGACAGCGTCGATGCCGGTACGCAGCTGGCGTTGTACGGGCCAGGTGCCGAGACGCTGTACGACTGGGACAGTCGAGAAACCTGGCGCGAGGTGCAACACGACCCGCTGCTGCGTCCGATTGCCGTGTTCGAAGAAGGTGCATCCGAGCCTCGGCGGTGCGTCGAACGTCTCACTTACGGTCAGCCCGGCGCGGGTGATACCTCGCGGAATCAGCTGGGCCAGTTGATTCGGCACGATGATCCGGCGGGTAGTGTGTGCTCGCAAAGCTTTGCAATCAGTGGGCAATGCATTGAAAGCACACGGCACTTCACCCTCGACCACAGCGTCGCCGATTGGCCGCAAAACGTTGATGACCGCCAGCGCTTGCTGGAACCCGGCGACGGTGCCAAGACCCGCTGGCGCTTCGGGCCGCTGGGGCAGGTACTCGAACAAGTCGATGCGCGTGATAATCACCATGGCCGCGAGTTGACGCTCGACGGTCAGTTGCGCGCCTGCCATCTGCAATTGCGGCACCAGACCAAAGCGCTAACGCTGGTGAGCGACATTCGTTACAACGCTGATGGGCAAGTCACTCAGGAACTGGCGGGCAATGGTGTGCTGACGACGCTGACCTATCAGCCCGAGGACGGTCTTCTGCTAACCCGCCATGCGAGGAAAGCCGGGGCCGAGATATTGCAACATCTGATCTACGACTATGACCCGATGGGCAACTTGCTGAGCATCGAGGACAAGGCACTGCCGATCCGGTATTTCGCCAACCAGCGTATCGATCCTGTCAGTCGTTTCGACTACGACAGCTTCTACCAGTTGTATGTGGCCACCGGTTGGAAAGCAGGTGCTGCTACTCAAGGTCCGGCGTCCATCGGACGTGACGATCCGGCAGCAGTGAGCAATTATCGACAGACCTTCAACTACGATGAATCCGGCAATCTGCTGCTGCTGACGCATGTTGGCGCGCGCAATGGCCGCGAGCTCAAAGCTGCGCGATCAAGTAATCGCTGTTTGCCTTACCGTAATGGCGTGCCACCGACGGAAGAGGAGATTGCCGCGGCGTTCGATCCCCGTGGCAATTTGCGAGCGCTGTATGCGGGGAGTTCATTGACGTGGAATCTGCGTAATCAGTTGCAATCGGTCACGCCGGTCGAACGTGCCAGCGGACCCAATGACCGTGAACACTATTACTACGACGGTGCCGGCCAACGTGTGCGCAAGATTCGCTCACTCCAGACGAATGCCCGCGGCGTCACGGCCCAGGTGCGCTATTTGCCTGGGCTGGAGCTACGCACCGACACGGCCACCGGTGAGCAACTGCAAGTGATCTGCGTCGAGGGCCACATCAGCCGTGTACACGTGCTGCACTGGGAAAGTGCTCCGCCCACCGGTTCCAATGACCATTATCGGTACACGCTGACGGATCATCTCGGATCGACCTGCCTGGAACTGGGCGAGGATGCCCGGCTCATCAGTCAAGAAACATTCTTCCCGTTCGGTGAAACGGCGTGGAGCAAGGACACCGAGGCCAGTTACAAAACCCTGCGTTATTCGGGCAAGGAACGCGATGCCACAGGTCTCTATTATTATGGCTATCGCTATTACATGCCGTGGTTGCAGCGCTGGTTGAATCCTGACCCGAAAGGCTTTATCGACGGGCCGAACCTGTACCAGATGGTGGGTAACTCGCCCATGGGCCATGTCGACACCGATGGTGGCGGAAAGACCGCCACATCTGAATTGGCTGACAGTGTGCAAAAGCAGCAGGCATTAATGAGCACGATGACCTCGGCGGCAGCGGACGTCAGAAATTCATTGCTTAATCACACTCAGGCGCGACACCGGTTTCAGGCCCTTGTCAGGCGCGTCGGGACGCAACTGGCCAGCAGCATGTTCAGCGCAGGCGCTCAAGCCGCAGGGGGCACGATTGGCACTGCAATGGGCAACGTGTTCGGACCGGTAGCCGGTTCTCTTGGGGGCAAGATTGGCACCAAGGTCGGCGATAAGTTGGCGGGTGCAGCCATCGACAAATTGGTGGACACCTATCAGTTGAACCGACCTATCCATTTCAAAGGCAGCGAATTGAATCCCAAGGCTTTGGTTGAAAGCGTCGAGCCGAAAAAGAAGCTGAGTCTTGCCACAGTGAAACTGGAATTGGCAGCGCATGATCCGCGCACAGCCGACGGTCGATCACGTTTGACCAAAATGGCGCGCGCCAAGGTCGAGGACAAGGTGATCGAGGCAGTCTCTGAAAAACTGGGAGCGCAAACTCGGGGGCTGTTCCAGACGGGAAGGGAATTCATCGATGCAGCGCAGGGGATGAATGCCGAGGCGTTAAGCAACACTTACGAACATCTTTCGGCAGACATCGACATGGTCGAGTTCAGGACGCAAGCCATCCTGACCGAGCTGGCAACCACCGGCAGCTCGGATCCGGAGCTTTTCGAAGCGGTCTCCGACTTGTCGATGCAAACGTCCAGTACGGTGCAGGGCCTGCAGCGGACCCAGGACTTTATCGGACTGCTCGCACCGGCTCCTTACGCGGGAAGGCAGCAATCACTGGGGGGACATTCCCGGCCAAGGCTGACTCGACAACATTCGTTGAGTTGA
- a CDS encoding MFS transporter, translated as MAYRSKVALVYLFGFALDLLNMFASSIAYPDIARELQASVTQLAWITNAYMLGLTLVIPLSVWLAARLGERRLILGSLLLFGIASGLVAQAGSIESLIGWRLLQGLGGGLLLPIGQALAYRQFPAAQRAHLTGVVLMVALMVPALSPAAGGLIVEALSWRWIFYLNMPMALLAFGLGLLWLKADQPGTQRPTLDVRGLLLAVTALSLLLIAVSLASAAATRHLAGGVLLLGAVTLGLYLRDGWHKPDAVLDLQLLKSPSLRLAMLIYLFVPGVFTGTNMIAVLYLHDLGFGAAQTGALMLSWAAASGVAIMLGKRSFNRIGPKPLLITGMLLQCLGIVLLMRIEQPAAAPLVIAYALMGLGGSLCSVTAQSLAFVGVAPEKMGHSSALWNINRQLGFCLGAALLSSLLGALGGNGFKYCFVAAALLTLLPMIAVLRFDASKVLALLSSPSLQEKST; from the coding sequence ATGGCCTATCGCTCGAAAGTCGCGCTGGTGTATCTGTTCGGGTTCGCCCTCGACCTGTTGAACATGTTCGCCTCGAGCATTGCCTACCCGGACATCGCCCGGGAATTACAGGCCTCGGTGACGCAATTGGCGTGGATCACCAACGCCTACATGCTCGGGCTGACGCTGGTCATTCCGCTGAGCGTGTGGCTGGCAGCGCGGCTGGGCGAGCGGCGGTTGATACTCGGCTCGCTGCTGCTGTTCGGCATCGCCTCGGGGCTGGTGGCCCAGGCCGGGTCGATTGAAAGCCTGATCGGCTGGCGTTTGCTGCAAGGGCTCGGTGGCGGCTTGTTGTTGCCGATCGGTCAGGCCTTGGCCTATCGGCAATTTCCAGCGGCGCAACGCGCGCACCTGACCGGCGTAGTGCTGATGGTCGCGTTAATGGTGCCGGCCCTGTCACCGGCGGCGGGTGGCCTGATCGTCGAGGCGTTGTCGTGGCGCTGGATTTTCTACCTGAACATGCCAATGGCGCTGCTCGCGTTCGGTCTGGGTCTGCTGTGGTTGAAAGCGGATCAACCCGGTACGCAACGCCCGACACTGGATGTGCGCGGTTTGCTGCTGGCTGTGACAGCCCTGAGTCTGTTGTTGATTGCCGTGAGCCTGGCAAGCGCCGCCGCTACCCGTCACCTCGCCGGCGGCGTTCTGCTGCTCGGCGCCGTCACCTTGGGGCTGTACCTGCGTGATGGCTGGCACAAACCTGACGCGGTGCTCGACCTGCAACTGCTCAAGAGTCCGTCGTTGCGCCTGGCGATGTTGATCTACCTGTTCGTGCCCGGGGTGTTTACCGGCACCAACATGATTGCCGTGTTGTACCTGCACGACCTCGGTTTCGGCGCCGCGCAGACCGGTGCGCTGATGCTGTCCTGGGCGGCCGCATCGGGGGTGGCGATCATGCTCGGCAAACGCAGTTTCAACCGCATTGGCCCCAAACCGTTACTGATCACCGGGATGCTTTTGCAGTGCCTGGGGATTGTCCTGCTGATGCGCATCGAACAACCCGCCGCCGCGCCGCTGGTCATTGCCTATGCCTTGATGGGACTGGGCGGCAGCCTGTGCAGCGTAACCGCGCAGAGCCTGGCGTTTGTCGGCGTCGCGCCAGAAAAAATGGGGCATTCCAGCGCTCTGTGGAACATCAATCGCCAGCTCGGTTTCTGTCTCGGCGCGGCGCTGCTCAGTTCGCTGTTGGGCGCACTGGGCGGCAACGGATTCAAATACTGCTTTGTCGCGGCGGCCTTGCTCACCTTGCTGCCCATGATAGCCGTGCTGCGTTTCGACGCCTCCAAAGTGCTCGCCCTTTTGAGCTCACCTTCCCTCCAGGAAAAATCCACATGA
- a CDS encoding HlyD family secretion protein — MKKFFSLLATLLVLALALWIGRTLWEHYMNTPWTRDGRVRADIINVAADVTGEVIDVPVRDNQLVKKGDLLMQIDPEHYRIAVKKAQSLVASRKSTWEMRKVNAHRRADLDNLVISKENRDDASNIADAALADYQHAQAQLEAAELNLKRTEVRAAVDGYVTNLNVHRGDYARIGEAKMAVVDMNSFWVYGFFEETKLPHVRVGDKADMQLMSGEVLKGHVESISRGIYDRDNPESRELIADVNPTFNWVRLAQRVPVRIHIDEVPEGVLLAAGITCTVVVKQDAVE; from the coding sequence ATGAAAAAGTTTTTCAGCCTGCTCGCGACCCTGCTGGTGCTGGCCCTGGCGCTGTGGATCGGCCGGACCCTGTGGGAGCACTACATGAATACGCCGTGGACCCGTGACGGCCGCGTTCGTGCCGACATCATCAACGTCGCCGCCGACGTCACCGGTGAAGTCATTGATGTGCCGGTGCGCGACAACCAGTTGGTGAAGAAGGGCGACCTGCTGATGCAGATCGACCCGGAGCACTACCGCATCGCGGTCAAGAAGGCGCAGTCGCTGGTGGCTTCGCGCAAGTCGACCTGGGAGATGCGCAAGGTCAATGCGCATCGCCGCGCCGACCTCGACAATCTGGTGATCTCCAAGGAAAACCGCGACGACGCCAGCAACATCGCCGACGCCGCGCTGGCCGATTATCAACACGCACAAGCGCAACTGGAAGCCGCCGAACTCAACCTCAAACGCACTGAAGTGCGCGCAGCGGTGGATGGCTACGTGACCAACCTCAACGTGCATCGCGGCGACTACGCGCGCATCGGCGAAGCGAAAATGGCCGTGGTCGACATGAACTCGTTCTGGGTCTACGGCTTCTTCGAAGAGACCAAACTGCCGCACGTGCGCGTAGGTGACAAGGCCGACATGCAACTGATGAGCGGCGAAGTATTGAAGGGCCACGTGGAGAGCATCTCTCGCGGCATCTACGACCGCGACAACCCGGAAAGCCGTGAGCTGATCGCCGACGTCAACCCGACGTTCAACTGGGTACGTCTGGCGCAGCGAGTGCCGGTGCGCATTCACATTGATGAAGTGCCGGAGGGGGTGTTGTTGGCGGCGGGGATTACTTGCACGGTGGTGGTGAAGCAAGACGCTGTCGAGTAA